A genomic segment from Aegilops tauschii subsp. strangulata cultivar AL8/78 chromosome 1, Aet v6.0, whole genome shotgun sequence encodes:
- the LOC109733165 gene encoding serine/threonine-protein kinase PCRK1 isoform X2 — MQCFRFASWEKERDKEELQVPARSQSARSNSSISTDHDARRSGSECCSLTVSSEISVESFGRYRQLSLPQRPNNDLRIFTFQELKSATRSFSRALMIGEGGFGCVYRGTIRSTLEPRRSLDVAIKQLGRKGLQGHKEWVTEVNFLGVVDHPNLVKLIGYCAEDDERGIQLLLVYEFMPHGSLADHLSTRSPKPASWAMRLRVALDTARGLKYLHEDSEFKIIFRDLKPSNILLDENWNAKLSDFGLARLGPQEGSHVSTAVVGTIGYAAPEYIHTGRLSSKNDIWSYGVVLYELLTGRRPLDRNRPRGEQNLVEWVKPYSSDTKKLETIMDPRLEGNYSLKSAARIASLANKCLVRHARYRPKMSEVLEMVQKIVDSSDLGTPEHPLISHSKELVSDEKKRKGLDLKRRIADIKAGDGRWFTWHKWTPKLVRTQ; from the exons ATGCAGTGCTTCCGGTTCGCGAGCTGGGAGAAGGAGCGGGACAAGGAGGAACTGCAGGTGCCTGCACGGTCTCAGTCGGCGCGTTCCAACAGCAGCATCTCCACGGACCATGACGCGCGGCGCTCGGGCTCAGAGTGCTGCTCGCTCACCGTCTCGTCGGAGATCAGCGTCGAGTCCTTCGGCCGGTACCGGCAGTTGTCGCTGCCGCAGCGGCCCAACAATGACCTCCGCATCTTCACCTTCCAGGAGCTCAAGAGCGCCACCCGGAGCTTCAGCCGTGCACTCATGATCGGCGAGGGCGGTTTTGGCTGCGTCTACCGCGGCACCATCCGGAGCACCCTCGAGCCGCGCCGAAGCCTTGATGTTGCTATCAAGCAGCTCGGACGCAAAGGCCTCCAG GGACATAAGGAATGGGTGACCGAGGTGAACTTTCTTGGGGTGGTGGATCATCCCAACCTGGTGAAGCTCATCGGCTACTGCGCAGAGGACGACGAGAGGGGGATTCAGTTGCTGCTCGTCTACGAGTTCATGCCTCACGGAAGCCTAGCTGATCACCTGTCAACAAGATCACCAAAGCCTGCTTCATGGGCAATGAGGCTGAGAGTAGCACTCGACACTGCTCGTGGTCTCAAGTACCTGCACGAAGATTCTGAATTCAAG ATAATATTCCGTGATCTGAAGCCTTCAAACATCCTGCTCGACGAGAACTGGAATGCAAAACTGTCGGACTTCGGCTTGGCTAGACTGGGGCCGCAAGAGGGAAGCCATGTTTCAACAGCG GTGGTGGGTACTATAGGGTATGCAGCTCCTGAGTATATCCATACAGGACGCCTCAGCAGTAAGAATGACATATGGAGCTATGGAGTGGTTCTCTACGAGCTCCTCACAGGCCGGCGGCCTCTGGACCGGAACAGGCCGAGGGGTGAGCAGAACCTTGTGGAATGGGTGAAGCCCTACTCCTCCGACACCAAGAAGTTGGAGACCATAATGGACCCAAGGCTTGAAGGGAACTACAGCCTGAAGTCGGCAGCCAGGATTGCCTCGCTGGCAAACAAGTGCCTGGTGCGCCATGCAAGGTATAGACCTAAGATGAGTGAGGTGCTGGAGATGGTGCAGAAGATTGTCGATAGCAGTGACCTTGGAACACCAGAGCATCCCCTGATAAGCCATTCAAAAGAACTGGTTAGTGAtgagaaaaaaaggaaaggccttGATCTGAAGAGGAGGATCGCAGATATTAAAGCTGGAGATGGTAGATGGTTTACATGGCACAAGTGGACACCCAAGCTTGTGAGAACACAATGA
- the LOC109733165 gene encoding serine/threonine-protein kinase PCRK1 isoform X1 has product MFWSWWLPFVDRPCLDWCVFCIEQEGQSRRSAMQCFRFASWEKERDKEELQVPARSQSARSNSSISTDHDARRSGSECCSLTVSSEISVESFGRYRQLSLPQRPNNDLRIFTFQELKSATRSFSRALMIGEGGFGCVYRGTIRSTLEPRRSLDVAIKQLGRKGLQGHKEWVTEVNFLGVVDHPNLVKLIGYCAEDDERGIQLLLVYEFMPHGSLADHLSTRSPKPASWAMRLRVALDTARGLKYLHEDSEFKIIFRDLKPSNILLDENWNAKLSDFGLARLGPQEGSHVSTAVVGTIGYAAPEYIHTGRLSSKNDIWSYGVVLYELLTGRRPLDRNRPRGEQNLVEWVKPYSSDTKKLETIMDPRLEGNYSLKSAARIASLANKCLVRHARYRPKMSEVLEMVQKIVDSSDLGTPEHPLISHSKELVSDEKKRKGLDLKRRIADIKAGDGRWFTWHKWTPKLVRTQ; this is encoded by the exons ATGTTCTGGTCCTGGTGGCTTCCTTTCGTCGACCGTCCTTGTTTAGATTGGTGCGTCTTTTGCATTG AGCAGGAGGGTCAAAGCAGAAGAAGCGCGATGCAGTGCTTCCGGTTCGCGAGCTGGGAGAAGGAGCGGGACAAGGAGGAACTGCAGGTGCCTGCACGGTCTCAGTCGGCGCGTTCCAACAGCAGCATCTCCACGGACCATGACGCGCGGCGCTCGGGCTCAGAGTGCTGCTCGCTCACCGTCTCGTCGGAGATCAGCGTCGAGTCCTTCGGCCGGTACCGGCAGTTGTCGCTGCCGCAGCGGCCCAACAATGACCTCCGCATCTTCACCTTCCAGGAGCTCAAGAGCGCCACCCGGAGCTTCAGCCGTGCACTCATGATCGGCGAGGGCGGTTTTGGCTGCGTCTACCGCGGCACCATCCGGAGCACCCTCGAGCCGCGCCGAAGCCTTGATGTTGCTATCAAGCAGCTCGGACGCAAAGGCCTCCAG GGACATAAGGAATGGGTGACCGAGGTGAACTTTCTTGGGGTGGTGGATCATCCCAACCTGGTGAAGCTCATCGGCTACTGCGCAGAGGACGACGAGAGGGGGATTCAGTTGCTGCTCGTCTACGAGTTCATGCCTCACGGAAGCCTAGCTGATCACCTGTCAACAAGATCACCAAAGCCTGCTTCATGGGCAATGAGGCTGAGAGTAGCACTCGACACTGCTCGTGGTCTCAAGTACCTGCACGAAGATTCTGAATTCAAG ATAATATTCCGTGATCTGAAGCCTTCAAACATCCTGCTCGACGAGAACTGGAATGCAAAACTGTCGGACTTCGGCTTGGCTAGACTGGGGCCGCAAGAGGGAAGCCATGTTTCAACAGCG GTGGTGGGTACTATAGGGTATGCAGCTCCTGAGTATATCCATACAGGACGCCTCAGCAGTAAGAATGACATATGGAGCTATGGAGTGGTTCTCTACGAGCTCCTCACAGGCCGGCGGCCTCTGGACCGGAACAGGCCGAGGGGTGAGCAGAACCTTGTGGAATGGGTGAAGCCCTACTCCTCCGACACCAAGAAGTTGGAGACCATAATGGACCCAAGGCTTGAAGGGAACTACAGCCTGAAGTCGGCAGCCAGGATTGCCTCGCTGGCAAACAAGTGCCTGGTGCGCCATGCAAGGTATAGACCTAAGATGAGTGAGGTGCTGGAGATGGTGCAGAAGATTGTCGATAGCAGTGACCTTGGAACACCAGAGCATCCCCTGATAAGCCATTCAAAAGAACTGGTTAGTGAtgagaaaaaaaggaaaggccttGATCTGAAGAGGAGGATCGCAGATATTAAAGCTGGAGATGGTAGATGGTTTACATGGCACAAGTGGACACCCAAGCTTGTGAGAACACAATGA